In Candidatus Cloacimonadaceae bacterium, one DNA window encodes the following:
- a CDS encoding Y-family DNA polymerase, whose product MNKTGLNDNEIIALVDCNNFYVSCERVFDPSLEGKPVAVLSNNDGCIVSRSNELKALKVPMAAPGFKYEALIRKHGGTLLSSNYALYGDMSARVMDALSRFSPDLEIYSIDEAFLGLNGFRIRDLEEYGKQIRKIVQQWTGIPVSVGIAKTKTLAKVANHYAKRVKGFGGVLVLLDEERIEKALTQLPIREIWGIGRQYEKFLNQNGIQNAWQLRNAQDKFVDHYLTSVGHKTVLELQGYSAIDIDDAPTTKKSIVCSRSFGKQVSNCAELAEAVSTYITRAAEKLRFQHCVAGHMMVFLNTNRFKEGPQYNNSAQTTLFPPSAYTPDLIKRGLEMLDDVFLEGFEYKKAGVMFADIIPEEDVPLNFIETNYLDDRRKQLMDVIDRLNRRQGRDTVFYAANGIQKEWEMKRAKLSPAYTTRWSDIPKVK is encoded by the coding sequence TTGAACAAAACTGGTTTGAACGATAACGAGATCATCGCGTTGGTGGACTGCAACAATTTCTATGTGTCCTGCGAGCGCGTATTTGACCCTTCCCTGGAGGGCAAGCCAGTGGCTGTGCTCTCCAATAACGACGGGTGTATCGTATCTCGATCCAACGAATTGAAGGCGCTAAAAGTCCCGATGGCAGCTCCCGGATTCAAATACGAAGCATTGATCCGCAAACACGGGGGCACGCTGCTTTCCTCAAACTATGCCCTCTATGGAGATATGTCCGCGCGGGTGATGGACGCTCTATCTCGTTTTTCGCCGGATCTGGAGATCTATTCGATCGACGAGGCGTTTTTGGGTTTGAACGGATTCCGCATTCGCGATCTGGAGGAATATGGCAAACAGATCCGGAAGATCGTGCAACAGTGGACCGGCATCCCCGTATCGGTAGGAATCGCCAAGACCAAGACTCTGGCAAAAGTGGCAAATCATTATGCCAAAAGAGTTAAAGGTTTCGGAGGAGTGCTCGTATTGTTAGATGAAGAACGCATTGAAAAAGCCCTGACCCAGCTACCAATCAGAGAAATTTGGGGGATCGGCAGGCAATATGAAAAGTTTCTCAATCAAAATGGCATCCAAAATGCCTGGCAGCTCCGCAACGCCCAGGATAAATTCGTGGATCATTATCTGACCAGCGTTGGGCATAAAACAGTGTTGGAATTGCAGGGATATTCCGCCATTGACATCGATGATGCGCCAACCACAAAGAAGAGTATCGTCTGCTCAAGGTCTTTCGGCAAACAGGTTTCCAACTGTGCGGAGCTGGCGGAAGCGGTTTCCACATATATCACCCGCGCTGCGGAAAAACTGCGGTTTCAACATTGCGTGGCGGGACACATGATGGTCTTTCTCAATACCAACCGTTTCAAAGAGGGTCCGCAATATAACAATTCCGCCCAGACGACGCTTTTTCCTCCTTCGGCATATACTCCGGATCTGATCAAACGCGGATTGGAGATGCTGGACGACGTCTTTCTGGAGGGCTTCGAATACAAAAAAGCGGGGGTGATGTTTGCCGATATCATCCCGGAAGAAGATGTTCCGCTCAATTTCATCGAGACGAATTATCTGGACGACCGGCGCAAACAACTGATGGACGTGATTGACCGTCTCAACCGCAGGCAGGGCAGAGACACGGTTTTCTATGCCGCCAACGGAATCCAAAAGGAATGGGAGATGAAACGTGCCAAGCTCTCCCCAGCTTATACAACGCGCTGGTCGGACATCCCCAAGGTGAAGTGA
- a CDS encoding ChaN family lipoprotein has translation MTRIIPILLMLTAFIASLGAQDYRIVATKSGKDITLTAMARELKKYDVIFFGEYHDHAVLHGIQHTLVPLLYNQDKRLILSFEMFERDTQDFLDDYLAGNISEEVFLKNSRPWPNYKTDYAPLIEFAKKKGLTAIAANIPRRLAGMAVRNGKGKLGELPNEDKVLMALQISASNGKYKENFMNTMTGMGAHGDATDKELYERMFFAQCMKDDTMAESIIQYMERHPKHRIIHINGDFHSREYLGTVERVLSRNRKLKVAVISPQYKGEKIPYQANKIADYLIVVSPNP, from the coding sequence ATGACGCGCATCATACCCATTCTGCTTATGTTGACCGCATTTATAGCGAGCCTCGGCGCCCAGGATTATAGAATAGTCGCGACAAAATCCGGCAAGGATATCACCCTCACGGCTATGGCGAGAGAGCTGAAAAAATATGACGTGATCTTCTTTGGCGAATACCACGACCATGCAGTGCTGCATGGGATACAGCACACGCTCGTGCCCCTCTTATACAATCAGGACAAGCGTTTGATCCTTTCTTTCGAAATGTTTGAGCGGGACACCCAGGACTTCCTGGACGACTATCTCGCCGGCAATATCTCCGAAGAAGTATTTCTGAAAAACTCGCGTCCCTGGCCGAATTATAAGACGGACTATGCCCCCCTGATCGAATTTGCCAAGAAAAAAGGATTGACGGCGATTGCGGCAAACATTCCACGCCGGCTCGCGGGTATGGCGGTACGAAACGGAAAAGGCAAGCTGGGCGAGCTTCCCAACGAGGACAAAGTGCTGATGGCATTGCAGATATCCGCTTCCAACGGCAAGTACAAAGAGAACTTTATGAACACCATGACCGGCATGGGAGCCCATGGCGACGCGACGGATAAAGAGCTTTATGAACGGATGTTCTTTGCCCAATGCATGAAGGACGACACCATGGCGGAAAGCATTATCCAATATATGGAACGCCATCCCAAACACAGGATCATCCACATCAACGGGGATTTCCACTCGCGCGAATACCTTGGCACCGTGGAACGAGTCCTTTCCCGCAACCGCAAACTCAAGGTGGCTGTGATCAGTCCTCAATACAAAGGGGAAAAGATCCCTTATCAAGCAAACAAGATCGCGGATTACCTCATCGTCGTTTCGCCGAATCCATGA
- the amrB gene encoding AmmeMemoRadiSam system protein B yields MIRKAAHAGSFYPRFAQQIERQISGWIQGVQPSKGYEDTLGIIVPHAGYIYSGQCAALAYQDISQHNFDSFIILHPCHQGNHFDYSVSAFEEYETPLGNIMLDLQLYETLSGAARDKNLELRLHESEHSMEIQLPLIKHFFPNARICPVMFGRQTPEVAQRLAMSIYEILKNSQRRIGIIVSTDLSHYHNSEKAAKLDKLITKYIMSFDPDALWQSVISGRCEACGIGGIITLLDLAKRYEDAKSKLIQYTHSGKSSGDNLQVVGYLSAKIFR; encoded by the coding sequence ATGATCAGAAAAGCGGCACACGCCGGAAGTTTCTACCCCCGTTTCGCACAGCAGATCGAACGTCAGATCTCAGGCTGGATCCAAGGCGTGCAGCCTTCCAAGGGCTATGAAGATACCCTCGGGATCATCGTTCCCCACGCCGGTTATATCTATTCCGGGCAATGCGCGGCGCTGGCATATCAGGATATTTCACAGCACAATTTTGACAGCTTTATCATCCTCCACCCCTGCCATCAGGGAAATCACTTTGACTACAGCGTTTCTGCCTTTGAGGAATATGAAACACCCTTGGGCAATATCATGCTCGATCTGCAACTCTATGAAACGCTTTCCGGAGCCGCAAGGGACAAAAACCTCGAGCTGAGATTGCACGAAAGTGAGCATTCCATGGAGATCCAGCTTCCTTTGATCAAGCACTTCTTTCCCAACGCGCGCATCTGTCCGGTGATGTTCGGCAGGCAGACTCCTGAGGTGGCGCAACGCCTTGCCATGAGCATCTATGAAATCCTCAAGAACTCGCAAAGACGCATCGGCATCATCGTTTCCACCGATCTTTCCCATTATCACAACAGTGAAAAAGCGGCTAAACTGGATAAATTGATCACCAAATATATCATGAGTTTCGATCCGGACGCCCTCTGGCAAAGCGTTATCAGCGGACGTTGTGAAGCTTGCGGGATCGGCGGAATCATCACACTGCTCGATCTGGCAAAACGCTATGAAGATGCCAAATCCAAGCTGATCCAATATACGCATTCCGGCAAAAGTTCCGGAGATAACCTGCAAGTCGTGGGCTATTTGAGTGCCAAGATCTTTCGTTAG
- the amrA gene encoding AmmeMemoRadiSam system protein A, producing MQLTDTQKHQLLRRARQAIVSRFDHSELEILQDLLFTEKRGVFVSLHAFGNLRGCIGYIKGYESIGDSVLEMARSAAFRDPRFPALTLNELGDIEIEISILSEMIPIDGAEEVVIGRDGLYLRHPRGSGLLLPQVPVECKWNISEFLQHICLKAGLPNGAWKDKGAALFRFTAEVFHEDKEFFD from the coding sequence ATGCAACTGACTGACACACAAAAACATCAACTGCTCAGGCGGGCGCGGCAGGCTATCGTTTCACGCTTTGACCACTCCGAGCTTGAAATACTCCAAGATCTGCTATTCACCGAAAAACGCGGAGTTTTCGTTTCTCTGCACGCCTTTGGAAATCTGCGGGGCTGCATCGGATATATCAAAGGCTATGAATCAATCGGTGATAGCGTCCTCGAAATGGCACGTTCTGCTGCTTTTCGCGATCCGCGGTTTCCGGCTTTGACCTTAAACGAACTCGGAGATATCGAGATCGAGATCTCCATTCTCAGCGAAATGATCCCCATTGACGGTGCCGAAGAAGTAGTCATCGGAAGGGACGGACTCTATCTCCGACACCCACGCGGCAGCGGATTGCTGCTCCCTCAGGTGCCGGTGGAGTGCAAGTGGAACATTAGTGAATTCCTGCAACATATTTGCCTCAAGGCGGGCTTGCCAAACGGTGCATGGAAAGATAAGGGAGCGGCGCTTTTCCGTTTCACGGCTGAGGTTTTTCACGAGGATAAAGAGTTTTTTGATTGA